One Deinococcus humi genomic window carries:
- the dxs gene encoding 1-deoxy-D-xylulose-5-phosphate synthase: protein MTELKQTGERDRTDLVYRGTPLLDRIHGPEDLKKLSRDQLPALSQELRDEIVRVCSVGGLHLASSLGATDLIVALHYVLNSPRDRILFDVGHQAYAHKMLTGRREQMHTVKKEGGLSGFTKVSESEHDAITVGHASTSLANALGMAMARDALGQDHKVAAVIGDGSLTGGMALAALNTIGDLRRKMLIVLNDNEMSISENVGAINKFMRGLQVQKWFQEGEDAGKKAVQAVSKPLADFMSRAKSSTRHFFDPASVNPFATMGVRYVGPVDGHNVQELVWLMERLVDLDGPTILHVVTRKGKGLSYAEADPIYWHGPGKFDPETGDFKASSAYSWSAAFGDAVTELAKRDPRTFVITPAMREGSGLVGYSKAHPHRYLDVGIAEDVAVTTAAGMALQGLRPIVAIYSTFLQRAYDQVLHDVAIENLNVTFAIDRAGIVGADGSTHNGVFDLSYLRSIPNVRIGLPKDASELRGMLKYAQEHDGPFAIRYPRGNTVKVPEGTWPELQWGTWDRLRDGSDVVILAGGKALEYAQAAADDLPGVGVVNARFVKPLDLDMLREVASTARAIVTVEDNTLVGGFGSAVLEALNSMRLSVPVRTLGIPDEFQDHATAESVHARAGIDAQAIRTVLAELGVDVPLGV from the coding sequence ATGACCGAACTCAAACAGACAGGTGAGCGCGACCGAACGGATCTGGTGTACCGCGGCACACCGCTGCTGGACCGGATTCATGGCCCGGAAGACCTCAAGAAACTCTCGCGTGATCAGTTGCCCGCGCTGAGCCAGGAACTGCGCGATGAGATCGTGCGGGTCTGCTCGGTGGGCGGACTCCACTTAGCGTCCTCGCTGGGCGCGACCGACCTGATCGTGGCGTTGCATTACGTGCTGAACAGCCCGCGTGACCGGATTCTGTTCGACGTCGGCCATCAGGCGTATGCCCACAAGATGCTGACCGGACGGCGCGAGCAGATGCACACTGTGAAAAAAGAGGGCGGCCTGAGCGGCTTTACCAAGGTCAGTGAATCCGAGCATGACGCGATCACGGTGGGGCACGCCAGCACCAGCCTGGCGAACGCGCTGGGGATGGCGATGGCGCGCGACGCGCTGGGCCAGGACCACAAGGTGGCCGCCGTGATCGGTGACGGGTCATTGACCGGGGGCATGGCGCTGGCCGCCCTGAACACCATCGGTGACCTGCGCCGCAAGATGCTGATCGTCCTGAACGACAACGAGATGAGCATTTCCGAGAACGTGGGCGCGATCAACAAATTCATGCGCGGCCTGCAAGTTCAGAAGTGGTTCCAGGAGGGCGAGGACGCGGGGAAGAAGGCAGTCCAGGCTGTCAGCAAGCCCCTGGCCGATTTCATGAGCCGCGCCAAAAGCAGCACCCGCCATTTCTTCGATCCGGCCAGCGTCAATCCCTTCGCCACCATGGGCGTGCGCTACGTTGGCCCGGTGGACGGCCACAATGTCCAAGAGCTGGTGTGGCTGATGGAACGGCTGGTGGATCTGGACGGCCCCACGATCCTGCATGTGGTGACCCGCAAGGGCAAGGGCCTGAGTTACGCTGAGGCGGACCCGATCTACTGGCACGGTCCCGGCAAATTCGATCCCGAAACCGGGGATTTCAAGGCCAGCAGCGCGTACTCATGGAGCGCGGCCTTTGGCGACGCTGTGACCGAGCTGGCAAAGCGCGACCCACGCACCTTCGTGATCACCCCGGCTATGCGCGAGGGCAGCGGGCTGGTCGGCTACAGCAAGGCGCATCCGCACCGTTATCTGGACGTGGGCATTGCCGAGGACGTGGCCGTGACCACCGCCGCCGGGATGGCGTTGCAGGGATTGCGGCCCATCGTGGCGATCTACTCGACCTTCCTGCAACGCGCCTACGATCAGGTGCTGCATGACGTGGCCATTGAAAACCTGAACGTGACCTTCGCCATCGACCGCGCCGGCATCGTGGGCGCGGACGGCTCGACTCACAACGGCGTGTTTGACCTGAGCTACCTGCGCAGCATCCCCAACGTTCGTATCGGGTTGCCGAAGGACGCCTCCGAACTGCGCGGCATGCTGAAATATGCGCAGGAGCATGATGGCCCCTTCGCCATCCGTTATCCGCGCGGCAACACGGTCAAGGTGCCCGAGGGAACCTGGCCCGAACTGCAGTGGGGCACCTGGGACCGGCTCCGGGACGGCTCGGACGTGGTCATCCTGGCGGGCGGCAAGGCCCTCGAGTATGCCCAGGCGGCGGCAGACGATCTGCCCGGCGTGGGGGTGGTCAACGCCCGCTTCGTTAAGCCGCTGGACCTGGACATGCTGCGCGAGGTGGCTTCCACTGCGCGCGCGATCGTCACCGTGGAGGACAACACGCTGGTGGGCGGCTTCGGCAGCGCCGTGCTTGAGGCCCTGAACAGCATGCGCCTGAGCGTGCCCGTGCGGACGCTGGGCATTCCGGACGAATTCCAGGACCACG